A single window of Candidatus Nezhaarchaeales archaeon DNA harbors:
- a CDS encoding DUF4443 domain-containing protein, translating into MSVIESIASNRLKAGRGPKINIGVDKIVLALMIIDREGPIGRYKLSNALNVGEGVVKALLKSFKEGGLVKVAAGRGCSLTDKGRRELEGFLSRRRIASIKPVEMKELSLGGIEVAVHLRGLAGKIGSGMEQRDEAIKAGGRGAITIVMRGRTLKVPGVYEDLAEAYSDVAKTLLESFDLNENDVLVVCSADDYWKAKRVTLAVALSLTS; encoded by the coding sequence ATGAGCGTTATCGAAAGCATAGCTTCCAACAGGTTAAAGGCGGGAAGGGGGCCTAAGATCAATATAGGGGTGGATAAAATAGTTTTAGCGTTAATGATTATAGACAGGGAGGGGCCTATTGGGCGATATAAGCTTTCAAATGCGTTAAACGTAGGTGAAGGCGTAGTTAAGGCCCTCTTAAAGAGCTTTAAGGAGGGGGGGCTCGTAAAGGTCGCCGCGGGCCGTGGATGTAGTTTAACTGACAAGGGTCGAAGGGAGCTTGAAGGCTTTCTAAGTAGACGTCGGATAGCTTCGATTAAACCGGTCGAAATGAAGGAGCTTTCACTAGGAGGGATTGAAGTAGCCGTACACTTAAGGGGTTTAGCTGGTAAGATTGGTAGCGGCATGGAGCAACGGGATGAAGCTATTAAGGCTGGGGGGCGGGGCGCTATAACCATAGTGATGCGTGGACGAACCTTAAAGGTGCCCGGGGTCTACGAGGACCTAGCTGAGGCCTATTCGGATGTAGCTAAAACCTTGCTTGAAAGCTTCGACTTAAACGAGAATGACGTACTAGTGGTATGTTCAGCTGATGACTACTGGAAGGCTAAGAGGGTTACACTCGCCGTAGCTTTAAGCTTAACTAGCTGA
- the nth gene encoding endonuclease III gives MTDSRALAIYTALKKRFNKPELSIPKDPFQVLIITVISQHTNDKNTVKAYQRLKKEGLTTPQSLASTSEQRIADAIKVAGLFRNKSKTLKRLAEEILKRFNGDLNKVLELPLEQARDELMKLPGVGPKTADVLLTFCSDKPTIPVDTHVNRVSKRLGLAPKDAGYEEVRLSLQKLYEPKDYLDLHLLLIALGRAYCKARKPLCLECPVKSYCPSAS, from the coding sequence TTGACCGATAGCCGCGCGTTAGCAATCTACACTGCCTTAAAGAAGCGTTTTAATAAGCCGGAGCTATCCATCCCTAAAGACCCCTTCCAAGTATTAATTATAACGGTGATAAGCCAGCATACTAACGATAAAAACACCGTTAAAGCTTACCAACGCTTAAAGAAGGAGGGGTTAACAACACCGCAATCCTTAGCTTCAACCTCGGAGCAACGTATAGCCGACGCAATAAAGGTAGCAGGCCTCTTCAGGAACAAGTCCAAGACCCTTAAGAGGCTAGCCGAAGAGATATTGAAACGTTTTAACGGAGATTTAAATAAGGTCCTCGAGCTACCCTTAGAACAGGCTAGAGACGAGTTAATGAAGCTACCCGGGGTTGGACCTAAAACTGCCGACGTCCTACTCACTTTCTGCTCCGATAAGCCGACCATCCCCGTCGATACGCACGTTAATAGGGTTTCAAAACGTTTAGGACTAGCTCCTAAGGACGCAGGCTATGAAGAGGTCCGTTTAAGCCTTCAAAAACTCTACGAACCTAAGGACTACCTGGATTTGCACTTACTCCTAATAGCTTTAGGGAGGGCTTACTGTAAGGCTAGGAAGCCGTTATGTTTAGAATGCCCAGTTAAAAGCTACTGTCCTTCAGCTAGTTAA
- a CDS encoding deoxyhypusine synthase has product MVGEGSLLTLRVEDISVHKGMTVNQLILQLAKAGGFSAKHLADAVDIVEATVRDEECTFFLAFPACIVATGVRGLIADMIGKGLVDVVITTGGTFDHDLARALGGAYYHGSFHVDDVELHKLRIQRLGNIFIPVDSYGPLIEKGVKPVLDELCKVKLKYSCRELAEEFGRRLTDEGSILRQAAKKGVPIYSPGLLDSAFGTQLTIHSQFSKLELDLIKDEKELLNIVYDSKRIGALILGGGISKHHTLWFSQFKGGLDYAVYITTATEYDGSLSGARTREAISWGKIKGKARQVTVEGDATIIFPIIVASLYERLGL; this is encoded by the coding sequence ATGGTTGGGGAAGGATCCCTACTAACCTTAAGGGTTGAAGATATCTCCGTTCATAAGGGTATGACCGTTAACCAACTCATCCTTCAACTCGCTAAAGCAGGAGGGTTTAGCGCTAAGCATTTAGCTGATGCCGTGGACATAGTAGAGGCGACCGTTAGGGATGAAGAATGTACGTTCTTCTTAGCCTTCCCAGCCTGCATAGTAGCTACCGGGGTAAGAGGCTTAATAGCCGATATGATCGGTAAGGGATTAGTTGACGTCGTTATAACGACCGGAGGAACCTTCGACCACGACCTAGCTAGAGCTTTGGGTGGCGCCTACTACCATGGGTCATTCCACGTCGACGACGTAGAGCTACATAAGCTTCGTATTCAGAGGCTCGGCAACATCTTCATACCCGTGGATAGCTACGGCCCCCTCATAGAGAAGGGCGTAAAACCAGTACTAGATGAACTATGCAAGGTTAAATTAAAGTATTCATGTAGGGAGCTGGCTGAAGAGTTTGGGCGTAGGCTCACCGATGAAGGCTCGATTCTACGCCAAGCGGCTAAAAAAGGCGTACCCATCTATTCACCCGGCTTACTCGACTCCGCCTTCGGAACACAGCTAACCATACACTCCCAGTTCAGTAAGCTCGAACTGGACCTAATCAAGGATGAGAAAGAGCTACTAAACATAGTTTACGATTCTAAGAGGATCGGAGCCCTTATCCTCGGTGGCGGCATCTCAAAGCATCATACCCTATGGTTTAGCCAGTTTAAAGGAGGGCTTGATTACGCCGTCTACATAACCACCGCTACCGAGTACGACGGTAGCCTATCAGGAGCTAGAACTAGGGAAGCGATATCGTGGGGCAAGATTAAGGGTAAAGCTAGACAGGTAACAGTCGAAGGCGACGCAACAATCATATTCCCAATAATCGTAGCCAGCCTCTATGAAAGGCTAGGCTTATAA
- a CDS encoding M67 family metallopeptidase, with protein MEVLIPDLDVLVIRKEHVKALVKEALRDLTVEACGLLIGRVEGGRVMVEEVLIGENVKRSSTRFEVDPGLVYRAIIQAEARGLELVGVFHSHPAPPIPSQVDVEGMRLWPIAWLIVSTLDGSYAAYTLKNGEVKPLRLEAADEAFFNP; from the coding sequence GTGGAAGTTTTGATCCCTGATCTTGACGTCTTGGTGATTAGGAAGGAGCACGTTAAAGCCTTGGTTAAGGAGGCGTTAAGGGATTTAACCGTTGAGGCGTGCGGCCTTTTAATCGGTAGAGTTGAAGGTGGGAGGGTTATGGTGGAGGAGGTGTTAATCGGTGAGAACGTAAAGCGTTCATCGACTAGGTTTGAGGTTGACCCCGGCCTTGTATATCGAGCTATAATTCAAGCCGAAGCTAGAGGCCTTGAACTAGTGGGGGTTTTCCATTCGCATCCAGCTCCCCCAATTCCTTCGCAGGTAGACGTTGAAGGTATGCGGCTTTGGCCTATTGCTTGGCTTATTGTAAGCACGTTGGATGGGAGTTACGCGGCCTATACGCTTAAAAACGGTGAAGTAAAACCTTTGAGGTTAGAGGCCGCTGATGAAGCTTTTTTCAACCCTTAA
- a CDS encoding DUF367 family protein has protein sequence MIRLVVYLLDQCDPGKCSGLKLKRFGLAEPVYRLSQIPRGLVVLNPFALKVLSPEDEGLVKARGLLAVDCSWSQAEEVFKRRIRGVKRRLPYLVAGNPVNYGEPGKLSTVEALAAALYITGFKEEALKTISIFKWGDTFLKLNKELLEAYSKAKGSHEVLRVEKSFISGL, from the coding sequence TTGATCCGCCTCGTCGTATACCTTCTAGATCAATGCGACCCCGGTAAGTGTTCAGGGCTTAAGCTTAAGAGGTTTGGCTTAGCTGAACCCGTATATAGGCTATCTCAGATACCCAGGGGTTTAGTAGTGCTTAACCCCTTCGCTTTAAAGGTTTTATCACCCGAGGATGAAGGCCTCGTTAAGGCTCGAGGCCTACTAGCCGTTGACTGCTCCTGGTCCCAGGCTGAGGAGGTATTTAAAAGGAGGATTCGCGGCGTTAAACGCCGCCTCCCCTACCTAGTAGCCGGTAACCCAGTTAATTACGGTGAACCCGGTAAGCTTTCAACAGTTGAAGCCTTAGCCGCAGCCCTCTACATCACAGGCTTTAAGGAGGAAGCCCTTAAAACGATTTCAATATTTAAATGGGGAGATACCTTCCTAAAGCTTAACAAGGAGCTACTTGAAGCCTACTCAAAGGCTAAAGGTAGCCATGAAGTATTAAGGGTTGAAAAAAGCTTCATCAGCGGCCTCTAA
- a CDS encoding pyruvoyl-dependent arginine decarboxylase, which yields MNTNCPHGIFLPKYFFVTSGKAVSSESPLNAFDLALMDAKIDQCNIVSVSSIIPPDAKQIDPINITPGTIVFAVLARMDGASGETIGAGIAWAWGTRNGVDKYGVVAEAHGYKDKQALEKELKAKIQMMGKIRRLSFTDIYTKVESIDTIPKGKYGCVVSAFVYVPWSEKEGGRNVNPTSIKQ from the coding sequence TTGAATACTAACTGTCCCCATGGGATTTTTCTACCTAAGTACTTCTTCGTCACTAGCGGTAAAGCCGTAAGCTCCGAGTCCCCGTTAAACGCCTTCGACCTAGCCTTAATGGATGCGAAGATTGATCAATGCAACATAGTCTCCGTTTCCTCCATAATACCGCCTGACGCTAAACAGATAGACCCTATAAATATAACTCCTGGCACCATAGTGTTCGCGGTTCTAGCTAGAATGGATGGAGCGAGTGGTGAAACCATAGGTGCAGGTATAGCTTGGGCGTGGGGTACTAGGAATGGGGTGGATAAGTACGGCGTAGTAGCTGAAGCCCACGGCTATAAGGATAAGCAAGCACTTGAAAAGGAGTTAAAGGCTAAAATACAGATGATGGGTAAAATAAGGAGGTTATCGTTCACTGACATATACACTAAGGTTGAAAGCATTGATACTATACCTAAGGGTAAGTATGGATGCGTAGTTAGCGCCTTCGTCTACGTACCTTGGAGCGAGAAGGAAGGCGGTAGGAACGTAAACCCTACAAGTATCAAGCAGTAA
- a CDS encoding ATP-dependent DNA ligase → MSSFMELCNLCERIERTESRTVMVNLAADYLRRLDEASLPIAALMVIGEVFPAWDQRELDISTLTLLKVVKRLLKIGDEDFLKAFNETGDLGNTLMGLFKAKKPVKQYTLTPSSEALTVTDVYGFLVKMAEAKGLYSRRVKERLLEALFSRLTPLEAKYAAKLIVKERRYGFGENLLEEALTRAFNVPLEDVRRANMITSDIGLVAKTSMKYGVNGLRSLSITVFHPLKPMLAENVGSITEALKEHGYTTALEYKLDGARVQLHKRGGEIRIYSRHLKDITTSIPEVVSLTLNELNAESCIVEGEVVALGVDGRLRPFQYVMRRFRRVKDIQEMVKELPVKLYLFDVLYMNGKELIDEPYVKRRDLLEQVAGDIPLVKRLITGNVKEAEAFFKEALSIGCEGVMAKSLQSPYTPGVRGRRWLKVKATPLTLDLVIVAAEYGYGYRYKWLSNYTLAAYNPRTGAFEPVGKCFTGLRDDEIIYMTERLKALSIAKYGRTLIVKPEVVVEVGFAEVQRSPHYRAGYALRFPRILRVREDKGPFEADTIDKVRELYDIEFKAPTSAL, encoded by the coding sequence TTGTCGAGCTTTATGGAGCTCTGTAACCTCTGCGAGCGTATTGAGAGAACTGAAAGTAGGACGGTTATGGTGAACTTGGCGGCTGACTACCTTAGGAGGCTCGATGAGGCTTCGCTGCCTATAGCGGCGCTTATGGTGATCGGCGAAGTATTTCCAGCTTGGGATCAACGGGAACTCGATATTAGCACTTTAACACTGTTAAAGGTGGTTAAACGTCTGCTTAAGATAGGCGACGAGGACTTCCTTAAAGCCTTTAACGAAACGGGAGATTTAGGAAACACGTTAATGGGGCTCTTCAAGGCTAAGAAGCCCGTAAAACAATACACGTTAACCCCGAGCAGTGAAGCATTAACCGTTACCGACGTTTACGGCTTCCTAGTTAAGATGGCTGAAGCTAAAGGCCTCTACTCTAGGAGGGTTAAGGAAAGGTTGTTGGAGGCCCTATTCAGCCGTTTAACACCCCTTGAGGCTAAGTATGCTGCCAAACTCATCGTTAAGGAGAGGAGGTACGGCTTTGGGGAAAACCTACTAGAAGAGGCCTTAACTAGAGCCTTTAATGTTCCGCTGGAGGACGTTAGAAGGGCTAACATGATTACGAGCGACATAGGGTTAGTAGCTAAAACCTCCATGAAATACGGCGTTAACGGTTTAAGAAGCCTTAGCATAACAGTGTTTCATCCCTTAAAACCGATGCTAGCCGAAAACGTCGGAAGCATCACCGAAGCCCTTAAGGAGCATGGCTACACCACCGCCCTCGAGTATAAACTTGATGGTGCAAGGGTTCAGCTTCATAAACGCGGCGGAGAAATCAGAATATATAGTAGGCACCTGAAGGATATAACCACGTCCATACCCGAGGTAGTTAGCCTCACGCTTAACGAGTTAAACGCCGAATCATGCATAGTTGAAGGGGAGGTAGTTGCTCTAGGCGTCGACGGTAGGTTAAGGCCCTTCCAGTACGTTATGAGGAGGTTTAGAAGGGTTAAGGATATTCAAGAGATGGTTAAGGAACTACCAGTTAAGCTTTACCTCTTCGACGTCCTCTACATGAACGGTAAAGAGCTCATCGACGAACCCTACGTGAAGCGTAGGGACCTCCTTGAACAAGTGGCCGGCGATATACCGCTCGTTAAGCGGTTAATCACCGGGAACGTTAAGGAGGCTGAAGCCTTCTTTAAGGAGGCCTTAAGCATAGGCTGTGAAGGGGTTATGGCTAAAAGCCTTCAATCACCTTATACACCCGGGGTTCGAGGTAGGAGGTGGCTTAAGGTTAAAGCAACCCCCCTAACCCTAGACCTAGTCATAGTAGCCGCCGAGTACGGTTACGGTTACCGCTATAAGTGGTTAAGTAACTACACACTAGCTGCTTACAACCCTCGAACCGGGGCCTTTGAACCCGTCGGTAAGTGTTTCACAGGCTTAAGGGATGACGAAATCATCTACATGACCGAGAGGCTTAAAGCTTTAAGCATAGCTAAGTACGGACGTACCCTAATAGTTAAACCTGAAGTCGTTGTCGAAGTCGGCTTCGCAGAAGTACAGAGAAGCCCTCACTATAGGGCTGGTTACGCTTTAAGATTCCCACGTATCCTTAGAGTTAGGGAGGATAAAGGCCCCTTTGAAGCCGATACGATCGATAAGGTCCGCGAGCTATACGACATCGAGTTCAAGGCTCCAACCAGCGCCCTCTAA
- a CDS encoding phosphoglycerate kinase, with protein MSKLDFLTMDDYDFTGKRVLLRVDMNIPVDKATGRLKETAKIYEHAKTILELVRKKAKVVVLTHQGRPGESDFIPLDQHVEVLSSIISRVKYVKDLMGEEAERSIKELKNGEVLVLENVRTWPEELKEQPPEELAKSKLVQKLAPLFDVFVNDAFGAAHRSQASLVGFAEVLPTVAGRLMEWELKMLVKAASKPERPSIYILGGVKAEDAVEVCEGVLSRGVADKVLTGGLIASIFLTAKGYRLGEPNEQLIEKKGFKSMVPDAQKLLSRFEGRIVTPVDVAVEKPRGKRSEVKVGDLPVDALIKDVGADTINLYKEELKDAKTVVFSGPLGVFEEPLFMRGTEEILKAMANSKAFTMIGGGHTVAAAKQVGVIDSISYTSTGGGALTAYLTGKELPVVTALRKAALRRRTG; from the coding sequence ATGTCCAAGCTGGATTTTTTAACGATGGATGATTACGACTTTACCGGTAAGAGGGTGCTTTTAAGGGTTGACATGAACATACCGGTGGATAAAGCTACGGGGCGGCTTAAGGAGACTGCGAAGATATATGAGCATGCTAAAACGATTTTGGAGTTAGTTAGGAAGAAGGCTAAGGTGGTTGTCTTAACACATCAAGGTAGACCGGGTGAATCCGACTTTATACCGCTTGATCAGCACGTTGAAGTTTTAAGCTCGATAATAAGCCGCGTGAAGTACGTTAAGGACTTAATGGGCGAGGAGGCTGAAAGGTCCATAAAGGAATTGAAAAATGGAGAAGTCTTAGTCCTTGAAAACGTGAGGACGTGGCCGGAGGAGCTTAAGGAGCAACCTCCCGAAGAGCTTGCTAAGTCTAAGCTGGTTCAGAAGCTAGCCCCCCTCTTCGACGTCTTCGTTAACGATGCCTTCGGCGCCGCCCATAGAAGTCAAGCGTCCTTAGTGGGGTTCGCCGAAGTATTACCCACCGTCGCTGGGAGGCTTATGGAGTGGGAGCTTAAAATGCTGGTTAAAGCCGCTTCTAAACCTGAGAGGCCCTCAATATACATACTTGGAGGGGTTAAAGCGGAAGACGCCGTAGAGGTATGTGAAGGCGTACTATCCAGGGGGGTAGCGGATAAGGTTTTAACGGGCGGCTTAATAGCCTCCATATTCCTAACGGCTAAAGGATATAGGCTTGGAGAGCCTAATGAGCAATTGATTGAGAAGAAGGGCTTTAAAAGCATGGTTCCCGATGCACAAAAGCTACTCTCTAGGTTTGAAGGAAGGATCGTAACACCGGTGGACGTAGCCGTTGAAAAGCCTCGAGGTAAACGTAGCGAGGTTAAGGTAGGCGACCTACCCGTGGACGCCCTAATAAAGGATGTAGGAGCTGATACGATAAACCTCTATAAGGAGGAATTAAAGGACGCTAAAACCGTGGTGTTTAGCGGCCCCCTAGGGGTTTTCGAGGAGCCCTTATTTATGAGGGGGACAGAGGAAATACTTAAAGCTATGGCTAACTCCAAAGCCTTCACTATGATAGGGGGAGGACACACCGTAGCCGCGGCTAAGCAGGTAGGCGTTATAGATAGTATAAGCTACACTTCAACGGGTGGTGGAGCGTTAACAGCCTACTTAACGGGGAAGGAGCTACCAGTAGTAACCGCGCTTAGAAAAGCCGCTCTAAGAAGACGGACTGGCTAA
- a CDS encoding type II glyceraldehyde-3-phosphate dehydrogenase produces MFDTPKPMVKVCVNGYGVIGKRCVSAILKQNDMKLVGISDVSADWRIKMAVRKGIPIYAAIPERVEEMKKAGVEVAGSLEDLLKQVDVVIDCTPAKVGARNKELYVKLGVKGIFQGGEKHEVAGTSFVAQCNYEESLGKAFTRVVSCNTTALCRVLGAIHKRYGVRKVRVVIVRRAVDVWESGRTGIMNTVVPEIGVSHHAPDVKTVIHDLDIVSMAAKGAHNLFHLHFAILEPKVKLSKDEVITALREEPRIALVRGADGVDGLHSIFEIGRDTERPRGDIYEIPVWEDGVMVIGEEVYLMWATPNESNVVPENVDAVRALTETTLDWRESVAQTDEALGITKNLY; encoded by the coding sequence GTGTTTGATACGCCTAAGCCTATGGTTAAGGTATGTGTTAACGGTTACGGCGTTATAGGTAAAAGGTGTGTTAGCGCCATCCTTAAGCAGAACGATATGAAGCTTGTTGGCATTAGCGATGTATCTGCTGATTGGCGTATTAAAATGGCGGTTAGGAAGGGGATACCTATCTACGCGGCCATTCCAGAAAGGGTGGAGGAGATGAAGAAGGCCGGAGTGGAGGTGGCTGGATCCTTAGAGGATCTACTTAAGCAGGTCGACGTGGTTATTGATTGCACTCCAGCTAAGGTTGGAGCGCGTAATAAGGAGCTCTACGTTAAGTTGGGGGTTAAGGGGATATTTCAAGGCGGGGAGAAGCATGAGGTTGCGGGGACAAGCTTCGTAGCTCAATGTAACTACGAAGAATCCTTGGGGAAGGCCTTTACTAGGGTGGTGTCCTGTAATACGACGGCGCTTTGTAGGGTTTTAGGTGCCATCCATAAGCGGTATGGGGTTAGGAAGGTACGCGTCGTTATAGTTAGGCGCGCCGTGGATGTATGGGAAAGTGGACGCACTGGGATCATGAACACCGTGGTACCCGAAATAGGCGTGAGCCATCACGCCCCGGACGTAAAGACTGTAATTCATGACCTCGACATAGTAAGCATGGCCGCTAAAGGGGCCCATAACTTATTCCATCTACACTTCGCCATACTTGAACCGAAGGTTAAATTATCCAAGGATGAAGTGATTACTGCTCTACGTGAAGAGCCGCGCATAGCATTAGTTAGAGGGGCTGACGGGGTCGACGGTCTCCACTCGATATTCGAAATAGGCCGCGATACCGAAAGGCCGCGAGGCGATATATATGAGATACCGGTGTGGGAGGACGGAGTAATGGTGATCGGTGAAGAAGTATACTTAATGTGGGCAACCCCGAACGAGAGTAACGTAGTACCTGAGAACGTTGACGCGGTACGCGCGTTAACCGAAACAACCTTAGATTGGCGTGAATCCGTAGCTCAAACGGATGAGGCGTTAGGCATAACGAAAAACCTCTACTAA
- the surE gene encoding 5'/3'-nucleotidase SurE — protein MPVILLTNDDGFSSIGLLAAKKALEGLGNVVVVAPDKEYSGMGKALTLSKRLHVNEVKLADGSKAYVVNGTPADAVLIALFKILKGKPDLLVSGINLGPNVGMEDLLDSATVGAALEAALHGVKSVALSYALSRDPLKRGLKVSIKELKPSMEALRRIAKAVLVNGMPKGVDLLSVNVPPGGWIGVKVTTPSRKAREDIHVEENGGSFYVRGWDLSVYPDDRINTDVGALKQGFLTITPLKALFPSSRLNLNILLKGVGQL, from the coding sequence GGCAACGTAGTAGTAGTCGCCCCGGATAAGGAGTATAGTGGTATGGGTAAAGCGTTAACGTTATCTAAGCGTTTACATGTGAACGAAGTTAAGCTGGCTGACGGCTCTAAAGCCTACGTGGTTAATGGGACGCCGGCCGACGCCGTGTTAATAGCGCTCTTCAAGATATTAAAGGGTAAACCAGATTTACTGGTTTCAGGGATAAACCTAGGGCCTAACGTTGGAATGGAGGACCTCTTAGACTCAGCTACGGTTGGAGCCGCTTTAGAAGCCGCGCTTCACGGCGTTAAGTCGGTAGCGTTATCCTACGCGTTAAGCAGGGATCCATTAAAACGTGGGTTAAAGGTAAGCATTAAAGAGTTAAAGCCATCCATGGAGGCCTTGAGGAGGATAGCTAAAGCCGTACTAGTTAACGGTATGCCTAAAGGGGTAGACTTACTATCAGTAAACGTACCGCCTGGGGGTTGGATTGGGGTTAAGGTAACCACACCCTCCCGTAAGGCTCGTGAAGATATACACGTAGAGGAGAACGGTGGAAGCTTCTATGTAAGGGGATGGGATTTAAGCGTCTACCCCGATGATAGGATTAATACTGATGTGGGTGCGCTTAAACAAGGCTTCTTAACGATAACCCCCCTTAAAGCCTTGTTCCCATCCTCAAGGCTTAACCTTAACATCCTCCTTAAGGGTGTAGGACAGCTTTAG